One region of Deltaproteobacteria bacterium genomic DNA includes:
- a CDS encoding C39 family peptidase codes for MARMLEERQSRLKLGPGRRNGYRPQIPHPRVAAAGDRRFDTRLSGRLLGAAALLAFVACSATQTRPGPNAHLLAGVPFFSQSARQCGPAALAALVSFLGPPTSPDQIAAEIYQPDSGGTSSVAMLAYGARHQLPLQVIRGQLDDVYAEIDGGRPLIVLHRAGFPFRDYHYVVVTGYDPAAGRLYGYSGRDAQASWTEADFSRRWARADHWTLTWSGRSQITRGAPDHRTSEQDQANPRKGE; via the coding sequence GTGGCGCGGATGCTAGAAGAGCGGCAATCAAGACTCAAGCTCGGACCTGGTCGGAGAAATGGCTACCGGCCGCAAATCCCCCATCCGCGAGTCGCGGCGGCCGGCGATCGTCGCTTCGACACCCGTCTATCTGGAAGACTCCTAGGGGCGGCGGCGCTGTTGGCGTTCGTCGCATGCAGTGCAACTCAGACCCGCCCGGGGCCGAACGCCCACTTGCTGGCGGGCGTGCCGTTCTTTTCCCAGTCCGCACGCCAGTGTGGCCCGGCCGCGCTGGCCGCACTGGTCAGCTTCTTGGGGCCGCCGACTTCGCCGGATCAAATCGCCGCAGAGATCTACCAACCCGACAGTGGCGGTACTTCGAGCGTCGCAATGCTGGCGTACGGCGCGCGCCACCAGCTCCCCCTGCAAGTCATCCGCGGCCAGCTCGACGACGTCTACGCCGAAATCGACGGCGGCCGGCCGCTGATCGTACTGCATCGCGCCGGCTTTCCGTTCCGCGACTACCACTACGTGGTGGTCACCGGCTACGACCCTGCCGCCGGCCGCCTTTACGGCTACTCGGGCCGCGACGCCCAGGCGAGTTGGACGGAAGCGGATTTCTCGCGTCGCTGGGCGCGAGCCGATCACTGGACGCTAACGTGGAGCGGGCGCAGCCAGATCACGCGTGGTGCGCCAGACCATCGCACCAGCGAACAAGATCAGGCCAACCCCCGCAAAGGTGAATAG